A segment of the Siphonobacter curvatus genome:
ACGGCTTCGCACCAGCCCCTGTATCAGGCTCTTCGTCGCTATGATCAGCATCCGGAAGGTACGCTCCGACTCGTCGAAGTACCCGAAAACCAATCTTTTGAATTGGGAGGCCGCACCTTCATTAAACATCAGAAACGCCGTACCCGTTTTTTGTGTACTGATCAGCAAAATGGTCGACAGTATACGGTTCCTGCGGAAGCAATGGTTCGCTTACTTGAGGTACGGATTGAGCCAAATTCACGTTATTAGTGCAGGTTCGGTTATTACATGAAACAAACGTTTATTGGGCTCCTATTGCTGCTCTGGATTCCGCTGCAAAGTCAGGGGCAGGCTTCGGTATTGGCGGAAGGCTCCTGGTTAAAAATCGGGGTTACAAAAGATGGCGTATACAAACTCGACGCTGCTCAGCTGCGAAAAGCGGGCTGGCCTACCGTTGATCCGCGTCAGCTTTGCCTGTACGGAAATGGCGGAGCGGCCCTTCCCCAGCCCAACGCAACACCTCGCCAACGAGATTTACGGGAAAATGCCCTCTGGATCACGGGAGAAACGGACGGTCGGCTAGATGCCGAAGATGGCATTTACTTCTACGGAACAAGCCCCCACGAAATTCGGCTGGATACCCTGACGGGGCGGTTTTCCCACGCATTAAATCCTTATTCGGATACTACCTATTATTTTCTGACACGGAGTACCCACGGTTCTCCTAAACGCGTGACGACGGCTCCCTCGCTTAGCCAGGGCACGAATCTGACCAGCTACGACGACTACCTGTTTCACGAAAGTGAAGAAATCAACCGCGTTACTTCCGGACGAAACTGGTACGGCGAAATTTTCTACGTTACCTCTGAACGTACGATTTCCTTCAAAATACCGGGTGCCGTACCGAATACCCCTTTTCAGCTAACTTCGGCTACCATGGGCTATAGCTCCGTAGCGACGCAATTTAGTCTGAAAGTAAACGGCCAGCCTTTAGGCAACCAAACTATACCGGCCACTACCTATGATCGTTACGATTATAAAGGGATTGAAGTAGCGACGACTTTTCCGGGAACCCTGCCTGCCTTACCGGCGGATGGAACGTTTGCAACAACCCTTACCTATAACCGTAACGGCGACAATGCCGCTCAGGGAGCCTTGAATTACTTAGGCTTGCAGGTACAACGACCGTTGAGTTGGATGGGCCAGGGGTTCCGGTTTCGCTCATTGGCCAGTCGTACCCTGCCGCAGGTACAAATGACTTTGGCTAACGCACCGGCTTCGCTGCAAATCTGGGAGGTATCGGAAACGGACGTTCAGCAAATGGCCTTGCGTAATGGAACGTTTGGCTATACCCCAGCGGGACGTATCCACGAATTTGTGGCTTTTTTACCCGAACAAGCCCTTACCCCAGCATCGATTCTACCCACGGGTAATCAGAATCTTCAGCAAAAAAATACGCCTCAATTACTGATCATTTGCCCCCCAGCCTTCCGTTCGGAAGCGGAACGGCTGGCGGCGTTTCGGCAATCACACGATCAGTTGACATCCTTAGTCGTTAGTACGACTGAAGTGTATCATGAGTTTTCGTCCGGTCGGCTGGATCCGACGGCTTTACGGGATTTTATTAAACGACTTTCCGATCAGCAACCCGGTACGTTACAATACGTTTTGCTATTCGGAGATGCCACCTTCGACTATAAAAACATTCTTCAGGAAAATCAGGGTTTCTACGTACCTACGTACGAAAGTCGTGAATCGTTGCATCCCATCTACAGTTATTCCTCCGACGATTACTTCGGTTTTCTGGACAATACCGAAGGTGAATGGCCCGAAACATACGCCGGTGATCATACGCTCGATGTAGGCGTTGGACGCCTGCCCGTAAAGACCCTCACCGAAGCTCGGCAGATGGTAGACAAGCTGATTCATTACGAAGCACCCACCACCCGAGGCCCCTGGCAAAGCCGCCTATCTTTTGTGGCGGATGACGGCGATTTCAACATTCACACGCAGGACGCCGAGCGGCTGGTGAATCTGGCGGCGGCGACCCCTTATCATTCCGAAAAAATTTACCTCGATGCCTATCCGCAAACGGGTTCGGGTACGGATCAGAAAAGTCCGCAAGCCCAGGCGGCTTTATCCAATGCTGTTCGCGAGGGTCGGCTGATGATTGCCTTTGCCGGTCACGGCGGTGTATCGGGCTGGACACAGGAACAAATCCTGAGTTTACGTGATATTTTAGGCTGGCGTAATTATGACCGCTTACCTCTGCTGCTAACGGCGACCTGCGAGTTTGGCCGGTACGACAATCCCGGAGTGGTTTCGGGAGCCGAGCTAGCCCTACTTAGTGCCCAGGGTGGAGCCATTGCCTTGCTAACGACTACTCGACCCGTGTTTGCCAGCTCGAACGCTCTGGTCAGTGAAGCATTTATGAAAGCGGCTTTTCAGCCCGTTAACGGTCAGA
Coding sequences within it:
- the porU gene encoding type IX secretion system sortase PorU — translated: MKQTFIGLLLLLWIPLQSQGQASVLAEGSWLKIGVTKDGVYKLDAAQLRKAGWPTVDPRQLCLYGNGGAALPQPNATPRQRDLRENALWITGETDGRLDAEDGIYFYGTSPHEIRLDTLTGRFSHALNPYSDTTYYFLTRSTHGSPKRVTTAPSLSQGTNLTSYDDYLFHESEEINRVTSGRNWYGEIFYVTSERTISFKIPGAVPNTPFQLTSATMGYSSVATQFSLKVNGQPLGNQTIPATTYDRYDYKGIEVATTFPGTLPALPADGTFATTLTYNRNGDNAAQGALNYLGLQVQRPLSWMGQGFRFRSLASRTLPQVQMTLANAPASLQIWEVSETDVQQMALRNGTFGYTPAGRIHEFVAFLPEQALTPASILPTGNQNLQQKNTPQLLIICPPAFRSEAERLAAFRQSHDQLTSLVVSTTEVYHEFSSGRLDPTALRDFIKRLSDQQPGTLQYVLLFGDATFDYKNILQENQGFYVPTYESRESLHPIYSYSSDDYFGFLDNTEGEWPETYAGDHTLDVGVGRLPVKTLTEARQMVDKLIHYEAPTTRGPWQSRLSFVADDGDFNIHTQDAERLVNLAAATPYHSEKIYLDAYPQTGSGTDQKSPQAQAALSNAVREGRLMIAFAGHGGVSGWTQEQILSLRDILGWRNYDRLPLLLTATCEFGRYDNPGVVSGAELALLSAQGGAIALLTTTRPVFASSNALVSEAFMKAAFQPVNGQMPRLGDIFRQTKNNSLAGRVNRNFSLLGDPSMRLAYPQDSLQLAYPDTLRAGAEVTIRGTAPFDGNAWIEVYDQARSYQTLGDENPKFTYQDRKSLLYTGTVPIRSGAFSTRFVVPHSLQGGIGRGVVHVYANGNSATALGIGRPWVGGMAAQPVADQEPPVLRLYMNDEQFQNGGTTDANPTLLAFLSDDTGLSYTENQPILATLNDTLTLNLNTYFTATDARSGQIRYPFRQLPQGLYQLQVQAFDGFGKKSQQTLQFSVHPYTKKSLRSVRAMPNPFRERVRFTFEHEFQDDDTEITFYLYDLTGRLLHQQTFQSYSTPSPYEDLQLENSELNTGLYIYRIFVRSLTTGLTASGSGKISHIK